The Xenopus tropicalis strain Nigerian chromosome 1, UCB_Xtro_10.0, whole genome shotgun sequence DNA segment CTCAACAAGATACATGAAAATAGCTAGGGTGGCAGCCTTGTGATATATATAGCCCACTtatcaatgtttttcttttaattccatATAAAGTATAAAACCAGTAAACAATTTTAGTAACAGGAGCCTCAAAACTTTCAGTGTAAGTCACGTAATACAGTAAATAATGGTATATTAACCATTAACCCTTTTATTGATAAATAGTGGTCATACATCTGGATCTGCTGCTCCTCCAGGTCTGCAAGTGCTTAACCAGCTTCTAAAATGGGTTCAGCCCTGTGCCCCTAGACAGAGCAGGTAAATATGTGCCCACTGGGGCAACAACAGAAAGCACATGGAAGACACATGTTTGCTGTCATTGCATCAAATCCAGGGTCTATAGTCCTCTCTTGCTAGTGGCAACCATCTGCACTATTAGTGGCACCTTCTGCCTGCCTGTTTCTACCCAAGTATGTTGCACATACACTTACAATTGTGCCACTAAAACACATTACACTAATTcatacatatttccttttttggAGGAGATTTTGCACACTTAATACACAATTTGTATGTTGAGGGTACTGCATGTAGAATGTATGTTGACACATAAATATGCAGCTAATTCAGTGCAATTTAACAGTGTATAGTGAATCTGATTTGCATTGTTACATATGAGGTCATATGTATAAACAAGATTTTCCTGAGATTCAGGAGTAAcagttattatttaaaaaaaaaaaaatagatattaggggtcatttacaactgcaactgCAGTTGAGCAAAAATTGCAAtcattgatgccattcattaaggGTTATTGCATCCAAAGAAGCTGCATGAACTTCCCTTTAGTTCTGTTCAACCTTCCCTTCTGAATGGTGCACAAGTGtccctactgacacaggggaagcCTGGAGCCTTCACGCTGCTGTTAATTTAGTAAGGCACAGCAGAGTTGTACCCAGTAAATTACATACAAATGTCAGAATAATTCCAGAGCAGCAAAAATCATGAAATCCTTGCTCTGAGGAACATGGGTaagacactgcattgtgggtaagatacatggtgatttgcatccaaaattgcactctTCTCTTGCAGTCATACATTACCCCTATGGTCACCACAAATTACACCACCTACAGCACAAATTATGGCTGTTATGACTATAAAATATCTATTTTATTctcattttacaaaaatgtatatttaaatataaatttgtcTTATTTCCACCCTCCTTCATGCTTTCCAGTAATAGCTCAGCAAGCCTGATTGCCAATTTTCTAAACtgttaaaatgtaaaacattgggccagattcattttagtgagaaaaacttttctcatgatttatcacatgaaaatgtaTGGAGGAGAAataatttgaggagaaaaaaaatttcTTCTTATTCAATACCAAACGCAACTCCTCTGTCTGGCACTGAAAATTACAGGGAATATGCtgtattctgtgtaaaaaaaaaaaacacgggcaTTTGTATATACTTTtactatttttaaaattgatttacaaTGATATTTCTAATTTTCTTGGTATTATTATTTCCTAGCTGGATGGCACCATAACAGCGTGAAACAGCAGCTTCAGCCCCTCCCTGAAAGGAACAAGACCCACAAAATGTTATACTTTGGTTCCAACTGTAGGACTGCAGAATAATTGTAATTAATAGTTATGGGATTGTcaaataatatcatttttttattcttttgtggGTTTTATGTATATTACGGTGTGCTGTAATGTGACATTTAGTCAGGGGCAGAACTAGAgtaaggcagaagaggcacatgggTGCAAAGGAGGGCATGCCAGGCACGTAGCTATTCTGTCTGCCTACCTCCTATTCCTTAGCTCCCCTTGCTCTCCTACGTGGCACTCCTTCCCCATCAAGCATCACCACAGGATTGTCCACACAGCATGGGGCAATGGCGCAGAAGTGTGTGCTCTGCCCTGGGCGCACCCATGACTTGGCCCCAGCACTGCATTTAGCTTTTGTCTTtataccacaatttttttgtcactgtgTATCTTGCACAGTAATACATAGCAGTGTCTTTAACTTCATCCCATTCAATTGGATGTAGACCTGCTTCttgtctttaaaggggacctgtcactgtaAGAAATAATTAAGGAAAGAAATAATattcctaaggcatagaggtggggcatgcaatatatgattgatagctagGAGTTTtcaatgcctttataatgggtatggatgtgttgagaatttgggtttcatgtttaatttgaaaaggacttttattatacagctttttatgtctaggtgaaaGGTCCCATTTAAAACAGAGAGTCTGTTTTCCCCCTTGTCCAACACAAATTTAGAGAACAGGACttgttttattaaagagaaatCTATAACTTTTTAATTTATTGAGCAAAGTTGAATTGGGAAAAGCCATATGCTGATGTCATTGTGCTGGTGCAAAGTTCAAATACTTGAAGGTGTCACAGCTATTTTGTCTTTGCCCAATATAGGTCTATTGTAGATAGTTCCTGGGTGCTCTCTTAGTCTGATTCTTGTTccttgacccttgcctgtctgtgACCACTGTTGTATTGCCACCTGAACCGACCTTCTCTCACTTTAAGTCCTGgaggcatccgagtagcgaagggctcctcctgaCAAGAAAGGCAGCTGTTATAGTCATAAGTGTGAGCCGCAACTGGAACCTTAGCgtctgttctgggttttgggacaaCAGCCATGACACTGCCACAAGGATAAATGCATCTTGGCTTCTAGTATTGGGCTGCAGAGACTGCATGAGACGtgaatagtagtgatgagcaaatttttttttttgccaggcatggatttgcagcaaaattctgcatttcgccattggcaatttttttttgagaaacttCAGCAAACTTTCGCCGAGACAAATTTACAGTCACATAAAAGGCAAATTTTTCCCTGACCGATTTGTATTGGGATTGTTAAACAagccttttttttcttcattcttttGGTTTTACTTTACTGTGACTTGACATTTGGTTATTGTCTGAGTTCCTCATTCTGTTCTGTCACTGTGTCTCTTGCACAGTAATACATGGCAGTGTCTTTAACTTCCATCCCATTCATTTGGAGGTAGACCTGCTTCTTCCCATTGTCTTTAGTAATTGTAACTCTGTTTTTAAGTGACTCAGCAATATCTGGGCTTGCACTAGGCCATGCAGCTCCAATCcattccagtcccttcccaggaggCTGCCTGATCCAGCTCACACCATAGCTAGTTAGCTCAAACCCAGAAACTGTGCAGGTCAGTCTGAGTGACTCTGAGGGTCTCACAGTTCCAGGACCAGACTCCTGTAATGTCTGAGAGAGGATACCTGCAAATGAGACAGGATTATATTAAATTTGTTATAGTTCCAATAAAATGAAGTTACTAAAACATGTTATCTGTTCCTTACAtgatggagaaaaaaacatgaaaatcaataaaataatgaAGTCCATGTTAGCAGGAAATCTTCTCAAGTAATTGTCTTAGAGGGAGGTTGTTAACACTTTATACACTGTAGCTGGAGGAAAATAATCATTTGCATAATGAATTTTGGTTATAAGGCACTCGAGGAAAGGGCAGTGTCATAGTAATTAAATGAATGATTCTctgataatttatataaaaaatatataaaagagtaGAGTAATTTAATAATATTTCCTACTGTATTTGTGTTTGTAATTGATCAGACTTTGATGATCACCATACATCTTCACGGATATCCTCTTCTTTCAGGGGTATAATGTTTTTATAAGGCTGTAAATCTGCAATGGTTGGTAAATTCATTATCAGTAAGCAGAATATGTTACAGCTGTTaatttaatgtaatgtatattgtTCTGTGCCAAATAAGttcttttttaatgtaattattgCAGCAGACTGGAAATCAGGTTCAGATTAAGGCATTTATGTAAAAATATCCTGGAGTGTTCATATCTGTCTCatttatgtaattatttatttattttgcttctcaGTAGTTCTGTAACTGATGCCATGTGGCCCCCTCCCTAACAGATATTGGCATTAATTATTGGTGCATTTATTCAATTTCTTTTAATAGAGAGTCGTGATATCACACTTGCATACCAAGATATTCCCTGGCAATAAAAAGTATTTACTGTACTACCTTTGGCAATAATGCACAGTCAGATTCAGTCTGAGGAGAAAGTTATCCAGTGAATAAACTCACAATGTGGTAACAGAAATGTGGCTGCACTTGCCGCACTTGCTGCACATGctgttttgaaagtaaaaatccATTACCAGAACTGGTGAAAACATTGCCTTTGTTATAGATTAATTCTTAATGTTCCTAACCAtggctaacatttggcacccccagtgattttaactttccttatcTTTTAAGTTCAAGATTAGAAAATCTGTTTTATTGTATTCAAGTGCTTTCATTGCCCCCTACTGCAAGTTTGTGGAAGGACAGCAATAGTGTTTTTCAATGCTGTTCAGGGATCATTTGTCACTGTAACTAGCAATACAGCAATATATAGCTGTATAGTCAGTAATTGATTTGCTAGCTGATATGATATAGTCTCAAAATGGTTTAACATTATTATACAATGTTCTTTCAGTGCTATTAATCACAGGTTAGTAATATTGTTGCTAAAGGTGAACATAGAGGTTATGCAGGACAATTTCTAGATTTACCAGCACTGGGTCTGACTGGAAATTTGTACATCTGAATAAATTGTTTAATAAGATGTAACATAAAGGCAGTTTTAAGAAATAGCttttggtgatgagcgaatctgtcgcattttgctttgctgaaaaatttgtgaaactgttaaaaaatttgcaaaagacgaaaaattagcgaaatgacttttttgatgcaaccgtgcctttttttattCAGCCGTGCCTTTTTTTATGCctaaattttgctgcaaattcctgcctggtgaaaacattacctcatcactaatagcaaagAAACTCTGTTTCCCactttctgaatatttatataGAGTTAAATAGGGGATAGGTGCTATTATCGGCTTTTTATATGAGAAACCTTCTCATATtgctacaaaaaatatttttgcaggtGCTAAACAGACATCACATTTAATCCTTCAAGTGCTCCTGCTCTACACTTGTGTGTAATTTCTTGACCCTCTATAAATGAGGAATCATTATAGTTATAATGAAGTTTTGCTAGCTGCCACTATTATGCAGGAGACATTGGTACGTCACTAACCGCTTCAGTTTGGTACCTTACTTctaattagtaatgagcgaaactctcgtcaggcatggattcacggcgtaattctgcatttcgccattggctgatttttttttcatgaaacggcACAAAAATTTGTAGTGAAAAAAATTTGTAGAGTtgcggtcgcagcaaaaaaagtcatgcacatcaaaaaagtcgcaatttaattaattttttgcagttttgcaaattttttgcaaagaagaatgggacTCATCACTACTTCTAAGCTTTTCCtataaaaggggaaaaaatattgGGGAAAGGGTAAGACATAAAAATCATCCAAAAAAACACAGGAGAGCCACATTAACTAACACACAACCGTGTCCACTGCAACAGCATTATTAAAGGGAGAGCTGTTACACACTCATTTTAGAGCACACAACAATATAAGGTTTTCATACATATAACTCACAATGGGTCATGTACTATTTAGGGCTCGTACTCACAAGCGTTTGTGCGTTTCCTTGCTGTGTATTCttctgtgttccactgcagggTAGTGCACAAACAAGTGAAACGggtggaaaaattcgccatgtGACCAAAAAAGGtatgtgtcaaaaaaatagtgacaatttttttattcGCAACATTttccgcatttcacaaatttttcctaagttttgctaatttttcggtgaagctaaaggggacagattcgttcatggctgtctatttggttgctatgggcaacaacactggtgatatttatctctaaTCTTAGTCAGCAGGCCCCTAATTTATCTAAAGTCTTTAAAATGATCTGGATTGTTCTTCCTtgtatttaagggctctggcacatgggaagattagtcgcccgtgacaaaattccctgttcgcgggcgactaatctccccggattgccatcccaccggcgaaaatggaaatcaccggtaggatggcatacgcggtggcgcgatttcagtgaaatcgcgcaagttttcACCAGTCgcacattttcgccggtgggatggaaatccggggagattagtcgcccgcgaacagggagttttgtcactggcgactaatctccccgtgtgccagagccctaaaggtggccatgcactagCAGATTTCATGTTACcttcccatgtatggggaccactGACAAAAAAATCACTGATGGCGAAACGCATTATTTTGATGCAAAAACATGCCTGATGATAAATTTTgctaacaggtaaaaaaaaaattaccagataGGTTTGGATATACCAACATCAGGTTTTTCTTTACAGGAATTACCCAAGATGGCCTTTTCATCAGGATTTGTACATAACCTATGGGCTAATAATTCAAATGGACTTATGTATATTTATGAGAGGGtgtgttttcctgcattttaataCTGGAGTATATAATCACTGATTATCAGCTGATGAAGGGACACAACCTCAGAAATGTTGTGTGTTCACTTGCCATAATTGGAAGAATATTGTGTACTGGGAATTCTCTATATCTATTGAGTACTTGGGAGTGCCATATCCCTTATTACTGAGCACCAAGTGTAAACTACGAAGGCTGGGAGGTTTATTGGAAGTGATCGAAAGAATTCCAACATTCAGTAATGCTTTCTGTTGCTAATAACTGGATTGGAAACAGGCACCCTATGCCATTATACTATATACTTACAATTGCCATAGTTTGAATTTGTACATTTGTAACTTGACTAGTTGGAAAAAGTGGCCCAATTAACCCCATTTAAATTACAGGGACTGTATTGCAGGTAATGTATTGTAACATTTCATGAATAGTGAATTTGAATGATCTCTTATAAAACTGTAAAATACATtagcagtgatgttgcccataacaactaACCTAACTGAGTTGAAGTGCATGGAACCTGTataaattcttaaaggagaaagaactaaagcttaactaaagaaataggctaggaatgttgtacattatgttttgatcTGTGCCTCAGAAGATGTCCCAGTAACTGactgtgttcttttcttctgattcactgggcatgctctgtgctgctgtcagttactgaacttagggaccaactcaaaatatactctatatacagaatataaatgtcataatataagaCTGATAATGGTAAATAatccagattattattattattagtagtagtagtagtagtagtagtggtaTATGATATAAATTGCTGCTTGGTTTTAGAAAGATTTTAGTAAGACCACAATTTCTAATCTTCATGCAAATGCTGAAAAAGCTTAAAACAATTATTAATGCACTAGTAATTGGATTGGATTATGATTTCCATAGTTATGGGGTTTTAATAAACATACCAtacgccttttatgaggaggtgagtaggaacctcgatgctggaatggcagttgctgtcatctacttggactttgctaaagcgtttgatacagtacctcacagaaggttaataatcaaattaaggaatattggcctagaacataatatttttaattggacagagaattggctgaaggatagattacaaagagtggtggtaaatggaacattttctaattggactagtgtggttagtggagtaccgcaggggtcagtccttgggcctttgctttttaacttgtttattaatgacctggaggtgggcatagacagtactgtttctatttttgctgatgacacaaaattgtgcaaaactataagttccatgcaggatgctgccgctttgcagagcgatttgacaaaattggaaaactgggcagcaaactggaaatgaggttcattgttgataagtgtaaagttatgcattttggtagaaataatataaacgcaaactatctactgaatggtagtgtgttgggggtttccttaatggagaaggatctaggggtttttgttgataacaagttgtctaattccaggcagtgtcattctgtggctactaaagcaaataaagtgctgtcttgtataaaaaagggcattgactcaagggatgaaaacataattttgcccctttataggtccctggtaaggccacaccttgagtatgcagtgcagttttgggctccagtccttaagaaggatattaatgagctggagagagtgcagagacatgcaactaaactggtaaaggggatggaagatttaaactactgTATGAGGTCAggctgtcaaggttggggttgttttctctggaaaagaggtgcttgcgaggggacatgattactctgtacaagtacattagaggggattataggcagttgggggatgttctttcttcccataaaaacaatcaacgcaccagaggccacccctttagattagaggaacggagcttctatttgaagcagcgtaggtggtttttaacggtgagggcagtgaggctggggaatgcctttcctagagatgtggtaatggcagattctgttaatgcctttaagaggggcctggatgagttcttgagcaatcagaatatccaaggctattgtgatactaatatctacagttagtactagtggttgtatttatagtttatgtatgtgagtgtatagattggtaggtgtgggttgggtgtgctgggtttacttggatgggttgaacttgatggactctggtcttttttcaaccctatgtaactatgtaactatgtaactactactATGTAACCATTAACAGTAAAATCAAAAGACCAAAATGCccaactgtaaaatatataaagaaaagttGTCCTGAGGCAAAGGGGCAGTATATCTGTACTATACATActgtttttagttatttctttaaattgtcatcaatttttgtttttattttttctaagctTTTCTAtgctttatgttttaaaatgttttatttttttcccgcTCACCTTCCCAGTAGCAGTTCAGCAAGCACAGTTGCTGTTCTAAACTGTTGAACATTTGATATACTAGTTAATGCATTTCTCAACAACTACGGCAGCTTTAGCCCTTGCTGGGTATGCTCTTTGAGCTTTACGAAAGTCTGTAACTGAGCTACTGTTACAATTTAATAATTGACATGGCTAGTGTTGGGATTTCCTTGTTTTTCATCCCTTAGTCATTTGTGATTTTATAAAACTGTGCCCTGTGACTTGAAATGTAGTTATTGTCTGAGTTCCTCATTCTGTTCTGTCACTGTGTCTCTTGCACAGTAATACATGGCGGTGTCTTTAACTTCCATCCCATTCATTTGGAGGTAGACCTGCTTCTTCCCATTGTCTTTAGTAATTGTAACTCTGTTTTTAAGGGAATCAGCAAGATATGCACCCCCGTCATACCATGCAGCTCCAATCcattccagtcccttcccaggaggCTGCCTGATCCAGCTCACACCATAGCTAGTTAGCTCAAACCCAGAAACTGTGCAGGTCAGTCTGAGTGACTCTGAGGGTCTCACAGTTCCAGGACCAGACTCTTGTAATGTCTGAGAGAGGATACCTGCAAACAACAGAGaattgtataaaatattatattgtttacATAAAATAAAGTTACTAAACATGTCATTTATTTCTTATATGATGgcgaaaaaaacatgcaaaagaaaaaaataatgaagtccaTGCTAGCAGGAGATGTCATTGACTAATTATCTTACAGGGGgtcattacatttttatacagtgtAACTGAAGGGAAATAATCATTTGCATAATGTGCCCTGCTTAAATGGCAGCTTGAGGGAAGGGAAGTGTCATAATTAAATGAATGATTCTCTAATcatttaaatgtatgtaaaatataaaatagttcGCCAATTCTAAAGTACTTTCTACTGTATTTGTGTTAGCAGTTCAGCAGTTTATCAGGCATTGATGACCACAATACATTATCTAAGATTTCCTCTCTTCTTTTAGGGGAATGGCATTTAATGTTTAAGGGTTTTATAATACTGTAAATCTGTCTTCTTTTTGCAAAGGACCTCACACATGAGACATTtatttatcatcattattatGTAAAATAGGTTTGAGCTTAAAAgttaatatattatttgtttgtCTCAAGCGATATTCTAAGTTTTGCTATAAAATCTCATCAGATCAGCTTATCCTTGTCCCACAGTTCCATAGCAGAAGGCTGGAAAATCCCTGTGAGCAGATTTAATAACTTCATGAATGACAGATTTAAGACTTCATGACTGTCCTACTTACTGTTAATTTGTCTGTATtagtattttgtaataaaaaaaaatcccatatctTTTGATGCACACAAGTTTCTTATATATTGTTCATTATTCTGTAACTGATGCCATGTACCTCTCTTGCTATGGCTGTTCCATTTCTTGACGTGAAAAAGAAAATTCCCTTTTTAGTAATGCTcagttttttaaaagaaaaatgtgcaaatgtatGTGGCTATAAACATTATTTCCTTATTCTTTCATCTTTTCAATTATTTCTCACCATTGCCAATTTTAGCCCAGTTTGAGCCAGATAAAATTAAATGATATTCCCACTTGCACTATGGCAACAAAGTTGCTTCAAAACCTGTATGTAAATAAGAATTGTGCATGATACCTAAGCAAAAGGAAGCTCACTTTAGTTTGCAGAGCATAAATATTCTCTATGATGGAAACAACACCCACCCTTAATTATTACATGACAAACAcaaaccaaataaaaataaaaaaaaaataaaatatgtaacattCAGAATAAAACCATtctgttaaaagcagttttctgcGCCAATACTTTTCTGTCCTCCACAGGCAAGAAACAAGCACGGCTCCTGTAATACCAACCTggagtcagggccggatttctatccggtgcgccccgaggccgcccctgtgggagtcccccatgcgcatgcgcaaagcgcaccccagtgcgcatgcgcaaagcgccagctcctcattgcgcatgcgcgaacgctctttttaactcccatacggagcagtggggagaggtcccgactgctccgtatgggagcaaaatttaaaaatgttctcatAGAATTTCCTACTCATTCATCAAATAGATCTAATGGCTGCCTGTAGAGGCGCAAATGGCCCAAAATGTGGTTCATCAGAACATTACCATAACATATAGCAGCTGCCAGATATATCAGAATTATCCTTTTAGCCAGATTCTGTAATTTGTTAAATGCTTTCTTTTTTCTATAAACAGCAGTTCACAAGTTGGTGCCTCAGGGGCCAGAGCATTAAAGCTGTAGCTATTACCCACAGACCTATACAACGGCCATACATTGCAGGAACACTTTGCTCTATTTTTAGtcacccatagtaaccaatcagcagctagtacTTACTGATCTgtgttttaaaagtaaacatctgttGCTAGAATATATCCATCCTTTAACTTATACTTCTTACCATGTGTTACAATCACTTTCTATAAGAAGTGGGCTCCAACCAATCAGGAGCCATGAATATGGGACATACTGGAACCTTTGCCTCAGTCACTGACTATTTCTGTCTCAGCCAAGCAAATTGTGCACTCATATGTACTGTAGATTAGGGTCCCAAGTGTCTGCTGTgcttaa contains these protein-coding regions:
- the LOC101734149 gene encoding Ig heavy chain Mem5-like gives rise to the protein MVGILSQTLQESGPGTVRPSESLRLTCTVSGFELTSYYVHWIRQPPGKVLEWIGAVRPVGSTAISDSLKNRVTITKDNGKKQAYLQMNGMEVKDTAMYYCARERHSILSQTLQESGPGTVRPSESLRLTCTVSGFELTSYGVSWIRQPPGKGLEWIGAAWYDGGAYLADSLKNRVTITKDNGKKQVYLQMNGMEVKDTAMYYCARDTTLQESGPGTVRPSESLRLTCTVSGFELTSYGVSWIRQPPGKGLEWIGAAWPSASPDIAESLKNRVTITKDNGKKQVYLQMNGMEVKDTAMYYCARDTVTEQNEELRQ